A single genomic interval of Fructobacillus americanaquae harbors:
- a CDS encoding RelA/SpoT family protein — protein MTKYKEYTANDVMEMVRAYMPDDQVVKVQAAYDWAKNLHAQQRRHSGEPYIIHPIQVAGILAELKMDEATIVAGFLHDIVEDTPVSLEDVTEHFDPVVGRIVDGVTKISKIKYQDSKVQLAENHRKLLLAMAKDIRVIIVKLADRLHNMRTLDALRPDKQRRIAHETLSIYAPLADRLGISAIKWELEDLSLAVLEPDAYHQIAGQMDMKREERLKAIQIAVDKIEDSIHDLGLQNVVVYGRPKHIYSIYRKLVDKHKSFGEIYDLSAIRVLTNSIPDTYAVLGAIHAHWTPIPGRFKDYIALPKPNGYQSLHTTVIGPSGRPLEVQIRTHAMHQVAEFGVAAHWAYKQHGGTSSQSADVKDQSERALNVIQGILELQESATDAQDFMDSVQADLFVDRVYAFSPAGDVYELPKGAGPLDMAFAIHSNLGTKTTGAKANGRIVPLDYKIQNGDIMEILTGPNASPSRDWLDLVSTRKARHKIKHFLKSQDRADNIENGLEAISRALFEMHFNPVDFATDEQIAAVAETMQAGTREDLLAAVGYGDISRLAVAKELTRHVREEREAADAEELQKSLLEDGQAIKKEPQVPKQKSRDRDKQSDVVIAGVDNLLVRLSGCCTPVPGDPVMGYISQGRGIAVHRFDCPNIHAAQQKGQRLVDVIWADVNGQRPDYTADLTIHAENEPGILNAILRSLNAKTRFIKEINGHVTKGGMVQVQASIGVANLAQLNGIIDALLADHSVYDVKRTIH, from the coding sequence ATGACCAAGTACAAGGAATACACTGCCAATGATGTCATGGAAATGGTCAGGGCTTACATGCCGGATGACCAGGTTGTCAAGGTGCAAGCGGCCTATGATTGGGCTAAGAATTTGCATGCCCAACAAAGGCGTCATTCTGGCGAACCTTACATTATTCATCCAATCCAAGTTGCTGGTATTTTGGCCGAGTTAAAGATGGATGAAGCAACAATTGTGGCTGGTTTTTTGCATGATATTGTAGAAGACACACCAGTTAGTTTGGAAGATGTGACGGAGCACTTTGATCCTGTTGTCGGCCGTATTGTCGATGGTGTGACCAAAATTTCAAAAATTAAGTACCAGGATTCCAAGGTTCAACTTGCCGAAAACCATCGCAAGTTACTTTTAGCAATGGCAAAGGATATTCGGGTCATTATCGTCAAATTAGCCGATCGGTTGCACAATATGCGCACCCTCGATGCTTTGCGCCCTGATAAGCAACGCCGGATTGCCCATGAGACGCTTTCAATTTATGCGCCTTTGGCTGACCGACTTGGAATTTCGGCAATTAAATGGGAATTGGAAGACCTTTCCTTGGCAGTTTTGGAACCAGACGCCTACCATCAAATTGCTGGTCAAATGGATATGAAGCGTGAGGAACGGTTAAAGGCCATCCAAATCGCTGTTGATAAGATTGAAGACAGTATTCATGACCTTGGTTTGCAAAATGTTGTCGTTTATGGACGGCCAAAGCATATTTATTCAATTTATCGCAAATTAGTTGACAAACATAAGTCTTTTGGCGAAATTTATGACCTTTCAGCTATTCGAGTTTTAACTAACTCAATTCCTGATACCTATGCCGTTTTGGGTGCCATTCATGCGCATTGGACACCAATTCCAGGACGTTTCAAGGATTATATTGCCTTGCCAAAGCCAAATGGCTACCAGTCGTTGCATACAACGGTGATTGGTCCTTCTGGCAGACCTTTGGAAGTGCAAATCAGAACCCATGCGATGCACCAAGTCGCTGAATTCGGGGTTGCGGCCCACTGGGCTTATAAGCAACATGGCGGAACTTCTAGCCAATCAGCCGATGTCAAGGACCAAAGCGAACGGGCTTTGAACGTGATTCAGGGGATTTTGGAATTGCAGGAATCGGCAACGGATGCCCAGGACTTTATGGATTCGGTTCAAGCCGATCTCTTCGTTGACCGGGTTTATGCCTTTTCACCCGCAGGCGATGTTTATGAATTGCCAAAAGGTGCCGGCCCTTTGGACATGGCCTTTGCTATTCACTCTAATTTGGGAACTAAAACGACCGGGGCCAAGGCCAATGGCCGCATTGTGCCATTGGACTACAAAATTCAAAATGGCGACATTATGGAAATCTTGACCGGCCCTAATGCGAGTCCTTCAAGAGACTGGTTGGATTTGGTTTCAACGCGTAAGGCGCGACACAAGATTAAGCACTTCTTGAAGTCGCAAGACCGAGCCGATAATATTGAAAATGGCCTTGAAGCCATCTCACGTGCACTTTTTGAAATGCACTTTAACCCAGTTGATTTCGCAACCGATGAACAAATTGCGGCCGTGGCGGAAACGATGCAGGCCGGTACTCGTGAAGATTTGTTGGCCGCTGTTGGCTATGGTGATATTTCAAGATTAGCAGTTGCCAAGGAACTGACCCGTCATGTTCGTGAAGAACGTGAGGCGGCGGATGCCGAAGAACTGCAAAAAAGCTTATTGGAAGATGGCCAGGCTATTAAAAAGGAACCTCAGGTGCCGAAGCAAAAAAGTCGTGACCGCGATAAGCAGTCCGACGTGGTCATTGCCGGAGTAGATAACCTTTTAGTTCGTTTGTCTGGTTGCTGTACACCAGTGCCGGGGGATCCCGTGATGGGCTATATCTCCCAAGGGCGGGGCATTGCCGTCCATCGTTTTGATTGTCCAAACATTCATGCAGCTCAGCAAAAGGGTCAGCGATTGGTGGATGTTATTTGGGCAGATGTCAATGGTCAACGACCAGATTACACTGCTGATTTAACCATTCATGCCGAAAATGAACCGGGTATTTTGAATGCCATTTTGCGGTCTTTGAATGCCAAGACTCGCTTTATCAAAGAAATCAACGGACATGTAACCAAGGGGGGCATGGTGCAGGTTCAAGCATCAATTGGAGTAGCGAACTTAGCTCAATTGAATGGCATAATCGATGCTTTGTTAGCAGATCACTCGGTTTATGATGTGAAGCGAACAATCCATTGA
- the parE gene encoding DNA topoisomerase IV subunit B, with amino-acid sequence MAKQTHYDSDSIKILEGLEAVRKRPGMYIGSTDGRGLHHLVYEIVDNAVDEALGNFGNDIAVTIEENNAITVRDFGRGIPVGMHSSGKPTPEVILTVLHAGGKFGQGGYATSGGLHGVGSSVVNALSEHLKVTIVRDGHRFEESFENGGHPVGTLIDLGPTKDHTGTTVTFKPDASIFSTTVFKFDTLAERLRESAFLMSGVKFTLTDKRVTPVREEVYHYDHGLQSFVQFLNEEKEGLGPVMTFEGTADGILVDVAAQYNDGYSETLLSFVNNVRTQDGGTHEVGFRSAWTKAFNEYARRVNLLKEKDKNLEGSDVREGLSAVISLRVPEEILQFEGQTKDKLGTTEARAAVDGVVNETLSRFLLENGDFGQKIVRKALRAREAREAARKAREESRTGKSKGKRDRLLSGKLAPAQSKNADKNELFLVEGDSAGGSAKQGRDRKFQAILPLRGKVLNTQKAKLADILKNEELSTLIYAIGGGVGPDFNIKNAAFDKIIIMTDADDDGAHIQTLLLTFFYKYMRPLIEAGRVYIALPPLYRVKYRGKKEDSFAWTNDELATITAAAKVKYELTRFKGLGEMNAPLLWETTMDPESRTLIRVKIDDAVLAEKRVTTLMGDKVDPRRQWIESNVQFTLEEDGSILDNVAGGDEANAQVFEQAIAGHNRTDDEQNDQVIVAKGKAAKKKAGDQASKTADHVENLDLF; translated from the coding sequence GTGGCAAAGCAAACACACTACGACTCAGATTCAATTAAAATTTTAGAAGGATTGGAGGCAGTTCGGAAACGCCCCGGTATGTATATCGGATCGACTGATGGACGTGGACTCCATCATTTGGTGTATGAAATTGTTGACAACGCCGTTGATGAGGCCCTAGGGAACTTCGGAAACGATATTGCGGTGACAATTGAAGAAAATAATGCCATTACTGTTCGTGATTTTGGCCGTGGCATACCGGTTGGAATGCACTCTTCTGGAAAACCAACGCCCGAAGTGATTTTGACGGTTCTCCATGCCGGTGGAAAGTTTGGCCAGGGTGGTTATGCCACTTCTGGTGGCCTGCACGGTGTTGGTTCCTCTGTTGTGAACGCCTTGTCGGAACATCTGAAGGTGACAATCGTTCGCGATGGCCACCGCTTTGAAGAAAGTTTTGAAAATGGGGGCCACCCAGTTGGCACCTTGATTGATTTAGGCCCCACTAAGGACCATACCGGGACAACGGTGACGTTTAAACCGGACGCAAGCATTTTTTCAACCACTGTCTTTAAGTTTGATACTTTGGCTGAACGCCTACGAGAGTCGGCCTTTTTGATGTCAGGGGTCAAGTTTACCCTGACCGATAAGCGGGTAACGCCCGTTCGCGAAGAAGTTTACCACTATGACCATGGTCTGCAGTCTTTTGTTCAGTTTTTAAATGAGGAAAAAGAGGGCTTAGGTCCAGTGATGACCTTTGAGGGAACAGCTGATGGTATTTTGGTCGACGTTGCTGCCCAATATAACGATGGCTACTCTGAAACCCTGCTGTCCTTTGTTAACAATGTGCGGACACAGGACGGTGGAACCCACGAGGTTGGTTTTCGGTCGGCCTGGACTAAGGCCTTTAATGAGTATGCCCGCCGGGTTAACCTCTTAAAGGAAAAGGATAAGAACCTTGAAGGCTCAGACGTCAGAGAAGGATTGTCGGCCGTGATTTCTTTGCGTGTCCCAGAAGAAATTTTGCAATTTGAAGGACAGACAAAGGATAAATTAGGAACAACCGAGGCCCGGGCAGCTGTGGATGGGGTGGTTAATGAAACCCTGTCGCGCTTTTTGCTGGAAAACGGTGACTTTGGTCAAAAGATTGTCCGTAAGGCACTCCGTGCTCGCGAAGCCCGTGAGGCTGCTCGTAAGGCCCGTGAGGAATCCCGGACAGGTAAGTCCAAAGGTAAGCGTGACCGTTTATTGTCTGGTAAGTTAGCACCAGCCCAGTCAAAGAACGCTGATAAGAACGAACTGTTTTTAGTTGAGGGTGATTCGGCCGGTGGCTCTGCTAAGCAAGGCCGGGATCGTAAGTTCCAGGCAATTTTGCCCTTGCGTGGTAAGGTCTTAAACACCCAAAAGGCGAAATTGGCGGACATCTTAAAAAATGAGGAACTTTCGACTCTGATTTATGCAATTGGTGGCGGAGTCGGCCCTGATTTTAATATTAAAAATGCGGCCTTTGATAAGATTATTATTATGACCGATGCCGATGATGATGGGGCCCACATTCAAACCCTGTTGCTGACTTTCTTTTATAAGTACATGCGGCCTTTGATTGAGGCCGGGCGTGTCTACATTGCCTTACCACCACTTTACCGAGTGAAGTACCGTGGCAAGAAGGAAGATTCTTTTGCATGGACCAATGATGAATTGGCAACAATCACAGCAGCCGCTAAGGTGAAGTACGAATTAACTCGTTTTAAGGGCTTGGGCGAAATGAATGCACCATTACTCTGGGAAACAACGATGGACCCTGAATCGCGGACACTGATTCGGGTTAAGATTGATGACGCTGTTTTGGCTGAAAAGCGGGTCACAACGTTGATGGGTGATAAGGTTGACCCTCGGCGCCAATGGATTGAAAGCAACGTTCAGTTTACTCTGGAAGAAGACGGCTCAATTTTGGATAACGTTGCCGGTGGTGACGAAGCAAATGCCCAAGTCTTCGAACAGGCAATTGCTGGTCATAATCGTACCGATGATGAACAAAATGACCAGGTGATTGTTGCTAAGGGAAAAGCAGCTAAAAAAAAGGCTGGTGACCAAGCAAGCAAAACAGCAGACCATGTTGAGAACTTAGACTTGTTTTAA
- a CDS encoding MFS transporter → MTESDRETPDQAINWQRNIWIVWLAVFMTGVAFSEVLPFMPLYIDTLGHFSKSELTFYSGAAFAINFLVTAVVSPIWGRVADKKGRKLMMMRAALGLAISLFLMGFAQNVFELLALRALQGALGGFVSNANALIATQTPKKKVGRSLGIIVTGFTGGQLIGPLFGGAMASVVSYQTLFHITGLILLIVFFFIWFLVEERPVATGQEENPVIKVSWNTLPKKTLLVSLFLTTMLIQTVNMSINPIVSLFVREVVHNQGSVTFIAGIVAAMPGLATVIFAPVFGRLGDKIGTKYLIQAGFVMAVFAFIPTAFVTSVIGLILLRFAVGISDSTMLPAIQTLLTKNSPAGMVSRIFSYNQSFQAVGSVMGPMLGAAIANIFDYRAIFMVSAGIVAINGLLFFFNVNRKYDLN, encoded by the coding sequence ATGACTGAATCTGATCGAGAAACACCTGATCAAGCGATTAACTGGCAACGAAATATTTGGATTGTTTGGCTCGCCGTTTTTATGACCGGCGTCGCTTTTTCTGAAGTCTTGCCATTTATGCCCTTGTACATCGATACATTGGGCCACTTTTCCAAATCAGAATTAACTTTTTACTCCGGTGCGGCTTTTGCCATCAACTTTTTAGTGACCGCTGTCGTCTCACCCATTTGGGGGCGTGTCGCCGATAAAAAAGGCCGCAAATTAATGATGATGCGGGCCGCCCTTGGCCTGGCAATTTCCCTCTTTTTAATGGGTTTTGCCCAAAACGTCTTTGAACTACTGGCTTTGCGAGCTTTACAGGGGGCATTAGGTGGCTTTGTGTCAAATGCCAACGCCCTCATTGCCACCCAGACACCTAAGAAAAAAGTAGGTCGTTCATTAGGAATTATCGTCACTGGCTTTACTGGTGGCCAGTTAATTGGTCCACTTTTCGGTGGTGCCATGGCTTCGGTCGTTTCTTACCAAACGCTCTTCCATATTACTGGTTTGATTCTGTTAATCGTTTTCTTCTTTATTTGGTTCTTGGTCGAAGAACGGCCAGTTGCTACAGGTCAAGAAGAAAATCCTGTCATCAAGGTTAGTTGGAATACACTCCCCAAAAAAACACTCTTGGTCTCCCTGTTCTTGACCACCATGTTGATTCAAACCGTCAATATGTCGATTAACCCTATCGTGTCCCTCTTTGTTCGCGAAGTCGTGCACAACCAGGGCAGCGTCACCTTTATCGCTGGAATCGTGGCCGCTATGCCTGGTTTGGCCACAGTGATCTTTGCCCCAGTCTTTGGTCGCTTGGGTGATAAAATTGGGACCAAGTACCTGATTCAAGCCGGTTTCGTCATGGCCGTCTTCGCTTTTATCCCAACAGCTTTCGTTACTTCCGTCATCGGATTAATCCTCCTACGTTTTGCGGTTGGCATTTCGGATTCGACAATGTTACCCGCAATTCAAACATTGTTAACCAAGAATTCACCGGCCGGCATGGTTTCTCGGATTTTCTCCTATAACCAATCCTTCCAAGCAGTTGGATCCGTAATGGGCCCAATGCTAGGAGCTGCTATCGCCAACATCTTTGATTACCGTGCCATCTTTATGGTTTCAGCGGGCATCGTTGCCATTAACGGCTTGCTTTTCTTCTTTAATGTCAACCGCAAGTATGACTTAAATTAA
- the pyrR gene encoding bifunctional pyr operon transcriptional regulator/uracil phosphoribosyltransferase PyrR has protein sequence MANKVVLDQDSMQRALTRITYEILERNKGGQNLILVGIKTRGEYLAHRIADRLEQLEQVQIPVMAIDVTNYRDDHLDSGDDLGLDPAEKLNIANQNIVLVDDVLFTGRTTRAALDALIQIGRPQAIALAVLVDRGHRELPIRADFVGKNIPTAQNEKIKVKVKEFDGEDSVEIVH, from the coding sequence ATGGCAAATAAAGTAGTGTTAGACCAGGATTCGATGCAACGAGCATTGACTCGAATCACTTACGAAATTTTGGAACGGAATAAGGGTGGTCAAAATCTCATTTTAGTGGGGATTAAGACTCGTGGCGAGTACTTGGCCCACCGAATTGCTGACCGCTTGGAACAACTGGAACAGGTTCAAATTCCTGTGATGGCGATTGATGTCACCAATTACCGTGATGATCACCTGGACAGTGGTGATGATTTGGGCTTGGACCCAGCTGAAAAACTCAACATTGCCAATCAAAACATTGTCTTGGTTGATGACGTGCTCTTTACCGGTCGGACCACTCGGGCTGCTTTGGATGCTTTGATTCAAATTGGACGTCCTCAGGCGATTGCTTTGGCAGTTTTGGTTGACCGCGGTCACCGCGAATTGCCAATCCGGGCTGATTTCGTTGGTAAAAACATCCCAACTGCCCAAAATGAAAAAATTAAGGTAAAAGTCAAGGAATTTGATGGGGAAGACTCGGTTGAAATTGTCCATTAG
- a CDS encoding ATP-grasp domain-containing protein, which yields MYKKIVETPVKKVLFIGGGETDFGLQGESDAAIYQVLPILNGLGYTVTVLDDNPYSLALESPAATGFLRTLTVQNVKKIIKSQKIDGVMPLFGGVRALRLWDQVVSEWREADGVLPQTLGLAASELHEVNDGTLLFDRIEEIGLSVTASAVVQNQEEANEMLRDLELPLVIRAHNPVQGTTRQIVERLDDFDRVVNRVMGQSLTNEVLIAKAINGLKEVSVLVVRDRDGNCLQVGASEDMDPIGIHTADSLSVAPVLTVSDQILQQMRIQAFAIADLIGLRGVLHVQFALDEKTGEIYVIKVSPYLDHLANRMAVMTGYPVMLVAAQLAMGKKITEVYLPNAFHEKTAIMEPVMDHIVVKLPVFSFGDLEAMGIKVNRQLNSVQKSVGSALGFGRTFVEAMEKAIRSAHFNNRSFSPKYMADVSDDELIQQLIHPQDNRVLLLIEALRRGYEVDELAELTNIDEFYFYQLNRLIDIERSVDQDKIDADALRRAKKFGLSDGLIARFWQTDFQAIRTLARQNNIQPTYKALEPSAGEFPEHARQFFATFEEENESEPICAQSVLIIGPGAFRMGDGASAGYMTSVTLSELHRLDYQTIIMNNNAADPTLLPHLSDKQYLEPLEVSDVMSVVDKEQPHAILVPGNRKKLIEALQAMGQHVIVFPKEKHHPSGPEKHQSEFSLNFFYDGEEKHPLVVTQHRPGEVRILDQAIDPALLDGLLLASLGLYQIIWRVDLDAWVSKIPLPDLRVDTWLRPMPYGHIAYLTKVLGIPLGRMIVRAWVGQLNEADRQDLAAIKGQHETAKLAMAAKNTDFDLHLHPDKDIDLTRFEMGAKVVPYESENSDGQK from the coding sequence ATGTACAAAAAAATAGTTGAAACGCCGGTTAAAAAAGTACTTTTTATCGGTGGTGGCGAAACAGACTTTGGCCTCCAAGGCGAAAGTGATGCCGCAATTTACCAAGTTTTGCCAATTTTAAATGGCCTTGGTTATACAGTGACAGTTTTGGATGATAATCCCTATTCGTTGGCCCTGGAATCACCAGCGGCTACCGGATTTTTGCGGACTTTGACTGTCCAAAACGTAAAGAAAATTATTAAGTCTCAAAAGATTGATGGTGTGATGCCGCTTTTTGGTGGTGTGCGGGCGTTGCGTTTATGGGACCAGGTTGTTTCTGAGTGGCGTGAAGCAGATGGTGTTTTGCCACAAACGCTTGGTTTAGCGGCTAGCGAACTGCACGAGGTTAACGATGGGACTTTACTCTTTGACCGAATTGAGGAAATAGGCCTAAGTGTTACCGCCTCGGCCGTGGTGCAAAACCAAGAAGAAGCGAATGAAATGTTGCGCGATTTGGAATTGCCTTTGGTCATTCGGGCACACAACCCAGTTCAGGGCACGACGAGACAAATTGTTGAGCGCTTGGATGACTTTGACCGCGTTGTTAACCGGGTCATGGGTCAATCATTAACTAACGAGGTGCTGATTGCTAAGGCAATTAATGGTCTCAAAGAAGTCTCTGTCTTGGTTGTTCGTGACCGTGATGGTAACTGTCTTCAGGTCGGAGCCTCTGAAGATATGGATCCAATTGGCATTCATACGGCCGACTCACTCTCAGTTGCGCCGGTTTTGACGGTCTCCGATCAAATTTTGCAGCAAATGCGAATTCAAGCCTTTGCGATTGCTGACTTAATTGGCCTTCGTGGTGTGTTACACGTTCAGTTTGCTCTTGATGAAAAGACGGGTGAAATTTATGTAATTAAGGTTTCGCCTTATCTTGATCATTTGGCGAACCGGATGGCTGTGATGACCGGTTATCCTGTGATGCTGGTAGCAGCGCAGCTGGCCATGGGCAAGAAAATTACCGAGGTCTATTTGCCAAATGCCTTCCATGAAAAAACGGCGATTATGGAGCCGGTGATGGACCATATTGTCGTTAAGTTGCCGGTTTTCTCCTTTGGTGACCTGGAAGCGATGGGCATTAAAGTTAATCGTCAATTGAATTCAGTGCAAAAATCAGTTGGATCGGCTTTGGGATTTGGTCGAACATTTGTGGAAGCGATGGAAAAGGCCATTCGTTCGGCCCACTTCAATAACCGGTCGTTTTCCCCAAAATATATGGCCGATGTCTCGGATGATGAACTGATTCAACAGTTGATTCATCCGCAAGATAACCGAGTTTTGCTCTTAATTGAGGCCTTACGTCGTGGTTATGAAGTCGATGAACTGGCTGAATTAACTAATATTGATGAGTTTTACTTTTACCAACTGAATCGTCTAATCGACATTGAGCGGTCGGTTGACCAGGATAAAATTGATGCCGATGCACTACGACGAGCGAAGAAATTTGGCCTTTCGGATGGCCTGATTGCCCGTTTTTGGCAAACTGATTTTCAAGCAATTCGTACCTTAGCGCGACAAAATAATATCCAGCCAACTTATAAGGCCTTGGAGCCATCTGCTGGTGAATTTCCCGAGCATGCACGGCAATTCTTTGCCACCTTTGAAGAAGAAAATGAGTCCGAACCAATTTGCGCCCAGTCGGTTTTGATTATTGGGCCAGGGGCCTTTCGCATGGGGGACGGGGCATCAGCTGGTTATATGACCAGCGTGACGCTGTCCGAGTTGCATCGATTGGATTATCAAACGATTATCATGAACAACAATGCGGCGGATCCAACTCTGTTGCCACACCTGTCAGATAAACAGTATTTGGAACCTCTTGAAGTTTCGGATGTCATGTCGGTGGTTGATAAGGAACAACCTCATGCTATCTTGGTTCCAGGTAATCGTAAAAAATTGATTGAAGCATTGCAGGCAATGGGTCAACACGTGATTGTTTTCCCGAAAGAAAAGCATCATCCGAGCGGACCCGAAAAGCATCAATCGGAGTTTAGCTTGAATTTCTTCTATGATGGTGAAGAAAAGCACCCATTGGTCGTAACGCAGCACCGACCTGGTGAAGTTCGCATTCTCGACCAAGCGATTGATCCGGCTCTTCTGGATGGATTGTTATTAGCGAGTCTAGGTCTGTATCAAATTATTTGGCGCGTCGACTTGGATGCTTGGGTCAGCAAAATTCCTTTGCCTGACTTACGAGTGGATACTTGGCTGCGGCCAATGCCATACGGACATATTGCTTACCTGACTAAGGTTTTGGGCATTCCATTGGGCCGGATGATTGTGCGAGCTTGGGTTGGGCAGCTAAATGAAGCTGACCGCCAAGACCTAGCTGCTATTAAGGGCCAGCATGAAACGGCTAAATTGGCGATGGCAGCAAAAAATACAGACTTTGACTTACACTTGCACCCCGATAAAGATATTGATTTAACTCGCTTTGAAATGGGCGCCAAGGTAGTCCCGTATGAAAGCGAGAATAGCGATGGGCAAAAGTAA
- the plsY gene encoding glycerol-3-phosphate 1-O-acyltransferase PlsY yields the protein MLKIAFILVLAYLLGSMVPGYWLGKVFYHKDIRTEGSGNIGTTNAFRILGPVPGTIVLCLDILKGALAASLPALFGWQHVNVMLVGLFAILGHTFSIWIGFKGGKAVAVSAGVLSVYNTPLFLMVCTIFVTCLILFSMVSVASMVGFTFATCMSVFYYHDWILSIVAITLTIFVFYRHRKNIGRIFTGTESTIPFGLVYWLKAR from the coding sequence ATGTTAAAAATCGCTTTCATCCTGGTCTTGGCCTATCTCTTAGGGTCAATGGTTCCAGGATATTGGTTAGGTAAGGTCTTTTACCATAAAGACATCCGAACCGAGGGCTCTGGTAACATCGGGACCACCAATGCCTTTCGAATTCTGGGCCCCGTTCCGGGAACGATTGTCTTATGTTTAGACATTCTTAAGGGCGCTTTGGCAGCGTCTTTGCCAGCACTCTTTGGCTGGCAGCACGTCAATGTGATGCTTGTTGGCCTTTTTGCTATCTTGGGACATACCTTCTCAATTTGGATTGGCTTCAAGGGTGGCAAGGCCGTGGCGGTGTCAGCCGGTGTCTTATCCGTTTATAATACCCCACTCTTTTTGATGGTTTGTACCATCTTTGTTACCTGCCTAATTCTCTTCTCCATGGTTTCGGTGGCCTCCATGGTCGGCTTTACCTTCGCCACTTGCATGTCAGTCTTTTACTATCACGATTGGATTTTATCGATTGTCGCCATCACCTTAACGATTTTTGTCTTCTACCGCCACCGTAAAAACATCGGTCGCATCTTTACGGGAACAGAATCAACGATTCCCTTCGGCCTGGTTTACTGGTTAAAGGCCCGTTAA
- a CDS encoding DUF7671 family protein, translating to MGKSNQYPTEILYGVMVTEGKSGDYQVKHGQKLHPWRIGKHTKGQVVGPGQIFLTEKNQKVVLIKTAPLAFKNRHNYQPMGRFTSEMMVVPADFQE from the coding sequence ATGGGCAAAAGTAATCAGTATCCAACTGAAATCCTTTATGGGGTAATGGTCACTGAGGGTAAGTCTGGTGATTACCAAGTCAAACACGGTCAAAAACTGCACCCCTGGCGAATCGGTAAACACACGAAAGGTCAGGTTGTCGGTCCTGGACAAATCTTTTTGACCGAAAAAAATCAGAAGGTCGTTTTAATTAAAACGGCACCGTTAGCTTTCAAAAACCGTCACAACTATCAGCCGATGGGTCGGTTTACTAGTGAAATGATGGTTGTCCCAGCTGATTTTCAAGAATAA
- a CDS encoding carbamoyl phosphate synthase small subunit, whose product MERHLILEDGTVFSGQGFGAPATTFGEIIFDTATSGYQETITNPIYDGQMIVFAMPVVGADGIHAEAYESTTPKIRGVVVHDLAEVSTNRQRRMNLDRFLQHHNIPGLYEVDTRKLIRHLRETGPQKATIVDVVDDHAVDQLVATVLTNKQVQNTATPKAYANPGHGFHIIVIDFGLKHGILRVLGDYDANVTVLPYTTTVDEVLTLDPDGIILSTGPGNPEDLPDSVLTLIRVLQTKMPLLGLGLGHELLALANGAEIQALPAEYHGMNHPIQEIISQQLFYARQGRGYVIDEHSLDGKKLFVTHRDLVDGSIQGIRLRDNPAFSVQFFPDGAPGPLEANGIFADFFETVADYVQKNS is encoded by the coding sequence ATGGAACGGCACCTAATTTTAGAGGATGGAACGGTTTTCTCTGGCCAAGGCTTTGGCGCACCAGCGACAACCTTTGGCGAGATTATTTTTGATACCGCTACCTCCGGCTATCAGGAAACAATTACAAATCCAATTTATGATGGGCAAATGATTGTCTTTGCGATGCCAGTTGTTGGCGCCGATGGCATTCATGCGGAGGCCTATGAGTCGACTACACCCAAAATTCGTGGTGTAGTTGTTCACGATTTGGCGGAAGTATCCACTAATCGGCAGCGGCGGATGAACCTGGACCGCTTTTTGCAGCATCATAATATTCCGGGACTGTATGAGGTCGATACGCGTAAGTTAATCCGCCACCTTCGCGAAACGGGCCCGCAAAAAGCGACAATCGTTGATGTTGTCGATGACCACGCAGTTGACCAGTTGGTGGCCACCGTGTTGACAAACAAGCAGGTTCAAAACACGGCTACCCCGAAGGCCTATGCCAACCCTGGCCATGGTTTTCACATTATTGTGATTGATTTTGGTTTAAAACACGGGATTCTGCGAGTTCTTGGTGACTACGATGCCAATGTGACGGTCCTGCCCTATACAACAACGGTTGATGAAGTGTTGACACTGGACCCCGATGGTATTATTTTATCAACTGGTCCTGGTAATCCCGAGGATTTGCCTGATTCGGTCCTGACTTTGATTCGAGTCTTACAGACGAAAATGCCTTTGTTAGGTCTTGGTCTTGGACACGAGCTCCTGGCATTGGCCAATGGGGCTGAAATTCAAGCCTTACCGGCTGAATACCATGGTATGAATCATCCGATCCAAGAAATTATCTCGCAACAGCTTTTTTATGCCCGGCAGGGGCGTGGCTATGTGATTGATGAGCATTCACTAGATGGCAAGAAACTCTTTGTGACCCACCGCGATCTGGTTGATGGATCAATCCAAGGCATTCGTTTGCGCGACAATCCAGCCTTTTCTGTGCAATTCTTTCCGGATGGGGCACCTGGTCCTCTTGAAGCAAACGGAATCTTTGCGGACTTTTTTGAAACGGTAGCAGATTATGTACAAAAAAATAGTTGA